The following proteins are co-located in the Desulfovibrio inopinatus DSM 10711 genome:
- the cysC gene encoding adenylyl-sulfate kinase, with protein MNTDTNVYWHDHIVSRAQRESLNGHKGCVIWLTGLSAAGKSTIANILDCKLHQHRIHSVVLDGDNVRHGLNAGVQTLQQHHDEEFSQQFGLGFSATDREENIRRIGEVAKLFSEAGIIAITAFISPYRADRDRVRKKLLPGEFIEVFVDTPITICEARDPKGLYKKARAGELKGFTGIDAPYEFPLSPELVLLSGEKSPDILSYEVIAFLEHNSIIKATR; from the coding sequence ATGAATACCGATACCAATGTATACTGGCATGATCATATCGTATCTCGTGCTCAACGAGAATCATTGAACGGGCATAAAGGCTGCGTGATCTGGCTCACAGGGTTGAGCGCGGCAGGAAAAAGCACCATTGCCAACATTCTTGACTGCAAACTTCACCAACACCGTATCCACAGTGTCGTTTTAGATGGCGACAATGTACGCCATGGGCTTAATGCCGGTGTACAGACGCTTCAACAACACCATGACGAAGAATTTTCCCAGCAGTTTGGTTTAGGATTTTCCGCCACAGACCGAGAAGAGAACATTCGACGTATCGGCGAAGTCGCCAAGTTATTCTCGGAGGCGGGAATCATCGCCATTACCGCGTTTATTAGTCCCTACCGCGCCGATCGTGATCGCGTTCGAAAAAAGCTCCTGCCAGGGGAATTTATCGAAGTATTTGTGGATACGCCGATTACAATATGTGAAGCAAGAGATCCCAAAGGTCTCTATAAAAAGGCACGGGCGGGTGAACTCAAGGGTTTTACAGGGATTGATGCACCGTATGAATTCCCGCTCTCGCCGGAACTCGTTCTTTTATCAGGCGAAAAGAGCCCTGACATTCTTTCCTATGAAGTGATTGCATTCCTTGAACACAACAGCATCATAAAAGCCACGAGATAG
- a CDS encoding EF-hand domain-containing protein gives MSISSVTGSSIFGSGFDFSQVLNSSRNKGMSSDDIANAIVGKDDADGDGLLSLEETPLDEDRFSAIDTDGDGFVSAEELSASAMEHVNGQNSMIGQLTLAMQGIDLEKLASSIVKNADGDGDGLLSLEETPLDEDTFNSIDADGDGFITADELSANMGTNMAEGMPAPPPEAQAAAGSGGGEQASAANSSGSESEEEYDEYDVNEDGVVTYDELLQAFDNGDSSLTSLFQNTGVATPNLTSRLAMKAYQAQMA, from the coding sequence ATGAGCATCTCGTCGGTAACTGGATCAAGCATCTTTGGCTCAGGGTTTGACTTTAGCCAGGTCTTGAATTCCTCCAGAAACAAGGGGATGAGTTCGGATGACATCGCTAACGCTATCGTTGGGAAAGACGATGCGGACGGTGATGGACTGTTAAGTCTCGAAGAGACTCCTCTTGACGAGGACCGGTTTAGTGCCATTGATACGGACGGTGACGGATTCGTCTCAGCCGAAGAGTTGAGCGCCAGTGCCATGGAGCACGTGAACGGCCAAAATTCGATGATCGGGCAATTGACCCTGGCCATGCAAGGAATTGATCTCGAAAAATTGGCCTCATCCATTGTTAAAAATGCCGATGGTGACGGGGATGGTCTGTTAAGCCTTGAAGAAACCCCTCTTGACGAAGACACGTTCAATTCCATTGATGCCGACGGTGATGGATTCATCACGGCCGACGAACTGAGTGCCAACATGGGAACGAACATGGCCGAAGGCATGCCCGCGCCTCCTCCTGAAGCGCAAGCTGCTGCAGGATCTGGCGGCGGGGAACAGGCCTCGGCGGCAAATTCTTCCGGTTCGGAGAGTGAAGAAGAATACGACGAATATGATGTGAATGAAGATGGTGTCGTCACGTACGACGAACTGCTTCAAGCATTCGACAATGGCGACAGCAGTCTGACTTCGTTGTTCCAAAACACGGGCGTCGCGACTCCGAATTTGACAAGCCGTCTCGCCATGAAGGCCTACCAAGCGCAGATGGCGTAA
- a CDS encoding IS5/IS1182 family transposase codes for FVAADKAYDCNSFISLIIGQNAKPVIPPKKNRRNQRKYDKHIYKERHLVECFFCKLKEFRRIATRYEKLQMTFLAMVTIASCLIWLR; via the coding sequence AATTTGTAGCCGCCGACAAGGCTTATGACTGCAACAGCTTCATAAGTCTCATTATCGGACAGAATGCCAAGCCTGTTATTCCGCCCAAAAAGAATCGTCGCAACCAGCGGAAATACGACAAGCACATTTACAAAGAACGACATCTCGTAGAGTGCTTTTTTTGCAAGCTCAAAGAGTTTAGACGAATCGCTACTCGTTACGAAAAATTGCAGATGACTTTCTTGGCAATGGTTACTATCGCCTCATGTCTCATCTGGTTGCGGTAA
- a CDS encoding AEC family transporter has product MEKFLTISIFVAMGAFFKRLPIFPAQTAQVLNMVALYVALPAVILLKVPHIQFTSEMIVPAVLPWGMLLLSAGLVCWGGKVFRWSRETIGVLLLIVPIGNTSFMGVPMVTAFFGEVGIPHLIIYDQAGTMLIFVLYGSAILALFGTNTKIQLSQIVSRIVFFPPSIALMVGLIMKMGVWSYPEPLLRSLTSLSEMLTPLVMIAIGHQLKVRLSPDTLRPMGFGLVVKLIVAPLVALLGCRMLGLNGLAVNVAIFEAAMPPMVTAGALAMAAGLVPELAAAMVSLGMILSFLTLPVLYWIL; this is encoded by the coding sequence ATGGAAAAGTTTCTTACGATCAGTATATTTGTCGCAATGGGGGCGTTCTTCAAACGCCTCCCGATTTTTCCCGCGCAGACAGCGCAAGTGTTGAATATGGTCGCCTTATATGTGGCGCTTCCGGCTGTCATTTTGTTGAAGGTTCCCCATATTCAATTCACATCCGAAATGATCGTCCCGGCAGTTCTTCCTTGGGGGATGTTATTGCTCTCTGCTGGATTGGTGTGTTGGGGAGGAAAGGTCTTTCGCTGGTCGCGGGAAACCATTGGGGTTCTTTTGCTTATTGTCCCCATCGGGAACACCTCGTTTATGGGGGTTCCGATGGTCACGGCATTCTTTGGTGAAGTGGGGATTCCACACCTGATTATTTATGATCAGGCCGGCACCATGTTGATTTTTGTCCTGTACGGCTCTGCCATTCTCGCATTGTTTGGGACGAACACCAAAATACAATTGTCACAAATTGTCAGCCGGATTGTTTTCTTTCCCCCCAGTATTGCGCTTATGGTCGGACTGATCATGAAGATGGGGGTGTGGTCCTACCCGGAGCCGTTGCTTCGCAGTCTTACGTCATTGTCCGAAATGCTTACTCCGCTGGTCATGATCGCCATTGGCCATCAATTGAAAGTTCGATTGAGTCCGGACACGCTTCGCCCGATGGGGTTTGGTCTTGTTGTAAAATTGATCGTTGCTCCCCTTGTGGCGCTTTTGGGATGTCGCATGCTTGGTTTGAACGGATTGGCTGTGAACGTTGCTATTTTCGAAGCTGCGATGCCCCCTATGGTGACCGCAGGGGCGCTTGCGATGGCGGCGGGGTTGGTGCCGGAACTGGCTGCTGCGATGGTCAGTCTGGGAATGATTCTGTCATTTTTGACGTTGCCGGTGTTGTATTGGATTCTTTGA
- a CDS encoding chemotaxis protein CheB → MHKSNIASRMKTEDVQGNNNHLGRVFPIVGIGASAGGLEALDKFLGNLDEEPGMAFVIVTHMDPHHKSLMSELLSKRTTMGVFETEDGQEVVPDNVYIIPPNRDIIIEKGVLQLRPPATSRGVRQPVDTFFRSLAIDRKEEAICIVLSGTGSDGTLGLKEVKGVGGMVMVQNPESAKYDGMPRSAVSTGMVDFVLDVEEMPAKLLEYVTRSRRIRTPDDGQTKAVKIDDAFVNILTLVRHRLGHDFTHYKRSTINRRIEKRMLVKNTESFEAYYDVLENDKSEVEALFKDLLIGVTSFFRDIEAFEFIEKIVVPNLFKGKKPEDPIRIWVAGCSTGEEAYSIAILVKEYMDRIKRTYDVQLFATDIDKHAIETARAASYPESIAGDISSERLKRFFRFKDERYSLIQSIREMIVFAPHDILRDPPFFKLDMVSCRNLLIYMTPEIQKKILPLFFYSLNPGGHLVLGPSETVGQFNDLFKVIDKKWKVFQRSGVEAKAPVDFPLSPRRFVHHDHERIRDLALNRISPSNVLEKQLLRRYAYPSVLIDRDMDILYYFGDTSPFFVFPEGVPTENLIKIARRGLKLRLRAAVQKAIKTEKPVTIKNAKLETQRDKYFKIFVEPIQDPMQAKDLLYVVFEEYADTPVAEPTSELQLDQSSAILHLEEELKITSEELQNTIEELETTNEELKSSNEELMSMNEELQSSNEELETSKEELQALNEELTTVNAELNSKVEELQEANSLIENLLASSNVATVFVDKKFVIRRFTPQARNIFHLIPTDVGRPLEHVVSKLRHQNLLDECKRVLKTLTWHEAEVENDEGECFLMRLFPFRTVEDAIDGVVLTFVDITERKKNEEALMLERERLALALEASQAGVYDYQMPLDGSAFHSEQWAKILGYEKGELPRYNDFMNWFGEQIHEEDKERLNKTYTAFIDGLTDTYDAEMRIRRKDGEYIWVRDISKAVERGAERRATRVVGLMQDVTEKKAIELELEKKVAQRTCELTEREMMLNTVISSYPGGSINVFDRDLRYVLAKGKGFIDIGVNPANLVGKTCDELYDDEFIDIARPYYERAFAGETVEFEFHYAEKSYLLTASPINDDEGKTDRIIVVTRDVTEVKSQERALMRANERLKEAQRIGGLGDWSWDPATDTVIWSENLYDIMGVDSNDSPPSYTDNAALYCPKDRGKFTAAVEAALAHGTPYKLELCRVRPDQKELTLWVEGRTHTDEQGAVLRLYGTVLDITERKRVEQDLAQTASILQAAMDNSPAGIAIADHPDGTLRYVNQAGLNIRAGSEKELVRGVGIDSYVESWQICHFDRRPYTPEDVPLARAVLKKEHVSEEFLIKRPSGEWRTILAKAAPILDQDDKAVASIMVFLDITDRRQSEEALREKELRLVEAQRMAKMGSWSYDPQTQQSTWSEGMFRIWGLDPEKGAPHYQDHARYIHPADFSMFDAAVKKAVEEGVPYDLELRILRPDGEERTIISLGKVIKDEYGAIIEIRGTNQDVTEWKRIEEEITRAKESAESANQAKSEFLANMSHEIRTPLNGILGTLQLLQSTSLDSTQAEYTDIAIQSSTRLTELLSDILNLSRVESGKLTIEHKPINLEKTIFHTCQLFLVTAKEKQLALNYYVDQRIATNIDGDASRIQQVLGNLVGNALKFTNEGEVTVEAFPLPATQPYTCKVLFVVSDTGIGIPEDEQAILFEPFVQGQKGYQKTYQGAGLGLSICKRIVHLMGGDIFLESEPGLGSTFYFCISFLVHNTDEEHNRTTLSSNNDTLRSLSILVAEDDEMSSKVIIKILEKHGHNVFSCSDGNESLAILKKKDIDVVLMDVQMPVMDGVEATKAIRRGDAGEKNKNIPIIALTAYAMPGDKDKFLKNGMDGYVAKPLEITNLLHAIGDVLSRVFQD, encoded by the coding sequence ATGCATAAGTCGAATATTGCATCAAGAATGAAGACTGAGGATGTCCAGGGTAATAATAATCATCTCGGAAGGGTGTTTCCAATTGTTGGGATCGGTGCGTCTGCAGGAGGGCTGGAAGCTCTCGATAAATTTCTGGGAAATTTAGACGAAGAACCAGGGATGGCTTTTGTCATTGTGACGCATATGGACCCGCACCATAAAAGTTTGATGAGTGAGCTGTTGTCAAAGCGGACGACCATGGGAGTGTTCGAAACCGAAGACGGGCAAGAGGTCGTGCCGGACAATGTGTATATCATCCCGCCGAATCGAGATATCATCATTGAAAAAGGGGTGCTGCAACTCCGCCCTCCAGCGACATCCCGAGGGGTTCGCCAGCCTGTAGACACTTTTTTCAGATCGTTGGCCATTGACCGAAAGGAGGAAGCAATTTGCATCGTCCTATCCGGGACCGGCAGTGATGGAACTTTGGGACTCAAGGAAGTCAAGGGTGTCGGCGGCATGGTCATGGTACAGAACCCTGAGTCCGCCAAATATGATGGTATGCCGCGCAGTGCCGTATCGACTGGAATGGTGGACTTCGTTCTTGATGTGGAGGAAATGCCGGCCAAGTTGCTGGAATATGTCACACGGTCCAGACGCATCCGTACCCCTGACGATGGTCAAACAAAGGCTGTCAAAATTGATGATGCTTTTGTGAACATCCTCACCTTAGTCCGTCATCGTCTTGGACACGATTTCACACATTACAAACGGAGTACCATTAATCGCCGCATTGAAAAACGGATGTTAGTCAAAAATACAGAATCATTTGAAGCATATTATGACGTGTTAGAAAATGATAAGTCTGAGGTGGAAGCTCTGTTCAAGGATCTTCTCATCGGAGTAACTAGCTTTTTTCGAGATATAGAAGCATTTGAATTTATAGAAAAAATAGTAGTTCCGAACTTATTTAAGGGCAAGAAACCCGAAGATCCTATTCGTATTTGGGTCGCAGGTTGTTCAACAGGTGAAGAAGCCTATTCCATCGCGATTCTCGTCAAAGAATACATGGACCGTATCAAACGCACCTATGACGTGCAGCTTTTTGCCACGGATATCGATAAACATGCAATTGAGACAGCTCGGGCTGCGTCCTATCCGGAAAGCATCGCTGGAGATATCAGTTCTGAACGCCTGAAGCGCTTTTTTCGTTTTAAGGATGAACGATACAGCCTCATTCAAAGCATTCGGGAAATGATCGTTTTTGCGCCACACGACATATTGCGTGATCCTCCTTTTTTTAAGCTCGATATGGTGAGCTGTCGGAATCTGCTGATTTACATGACGCCGGAAATTCAGAAAAAGATCCTTCCGCTGTTCTTCTATTCGCTTAATCCCGGCGGACATTTGGTTTTGGGACCGTCGGAAACTGTTGGACAGTTTAACGACCTTTTCAAAGTCATCGACAAAAAATGGAAAGTTTTTCAACGGAGCGGGGTGGAGGCAAAGGCGCCCGTAGATTTCCCCCTTTCTCCAAGACGATTTGTGCATCATGATCATGAACGCATACGAGATTTGGCGCTCAATCGCATAAGTCCGTCCAACGTATTGGAAAAGCAGCTTTTGAGACGATATGCCTATCCGTCCGTGTTGATCGATCGGGACATGGATATTTTGTATTATTTTGGTGACACTTCACCGTTTTTTGTCTTTCCTGAGGGAGTGCCGACAGAGAATCTGATTAAGATAGCGCGCAGAGGACTCAAGCTTCGGTTGCGGGCGGCGGTACAAAAAGCCATCAAGACCGAAAAACCTGTCACCATAAAAAATGCAAAGCTTGAGACTCAAAGAGACAAGTACTTCAAAATTTTCGTCGAACCTATTCAAGATCCCATGCAGGCCAAAGATCTGCTGTATGTCGTATTTGAAGAATACGCAGATACTCCCGTGGCCGAGCCCACGAGTGAGCTGCAACTCGATCAATCTTCTGCGATATTACATCTGGAAGAAGAGCTGAAGATCACGAGCGAGGAGCTGCAAAACACCATTGAAGAACTTGAGACGACCAATGAGGAATTGAAATCTTCCAACGAGGAACTCATGTCCATGAACGAGGAATTGCAATCCTCGAACGAAGAGCTCGAGACCTCGAAGGAAGAACTCCAAGCCCTCAACGAGGAGCTCACCACGGTCAATGCTGAATTAAACAGTAAGGTGGAAGAGCTTCAGGAGGCCAACAGCCTTATTGAAAATCTTTTGGCCAGCAGCAATGTCGCGACGGTGTTTGTGGATAAAAAATTCGTTATACGCCGATTCACGCCTCAGGCGAGAAATATTTTTCATCTTATTCCGACTGATGTGGGTAGACCATTGGAGCATGTCGTCAGCAAATTGCGTCATCAAAATCTCCTTGATGAGTGCAAGCGGGTGCTCAAGACCCTGACGTGGCATGAAGCGGAAGTTGAGAACGATGAGGGGGAGTGCTTTCTCATGCGTCTCTTTCCCTTTCGCACAGTGGAAGACGCCATTGATGGCGTTGTGCTGACCTTTGTGGATATCACCGAGCGGAAAAAGAATGAAGAAGCACTCATGCTGGAGCGTGAGCGGTTGGCCCTTGCTTTGGAGGCGTCACAGGCCGGAGTGTACGACTATCAGATGCCTTTGGATGGTTCCGCATTTCACAGCGAACAATGGGCAAAAATTCTTGGTTATGAAAAGGGTGAATTGCCTAGGTATAATGACTTCATGAACTGGTTTGGTGAGCAGATTCATGAAGAAGACAAGGAAAGACTCAATAAGACGTATACGGCGTTTATTGACGGTTTGACTGATACCTATGATGCGGAGATGAGAATACGGCGTAAAGATGGGGAATACATATGGGTCCGTGATATCTCTAAGGCCGTGGAGCGAGGAGCTGAAAGGCGAGCGACCAGAGTTGTCGGATTGATGCAGGACGTGACCGAAAAAAAAGCCATCGAACTCGAATTAGAGAAAAAAGTTGCACAGCGCACTTGTGAGCTTACTGAACGGGAAATGATGCTGAACACCGTGATATCGTCCTATCCCGGAGGCTCTATCAATGTTTTTGACCGTGACCTGCGCTATGTTCTCGCCAAGGGTAAGGGATTCATCGATATAGGAGTGAATCCTGCCAATTTGGTCGGTAAGACGTGTGACGAGCTGTATGATGATGAATTTATCGATATCGCTCGTCCATATTATGAGCGCGCCTTTGCAGGTGAAACCGTCGAATTTGAGTTCCACTATGCCGAGAAGTCTTATCTGCTTACCGCCTCGCCCATTAATGATGACGAAGGGAAAACAGATCGAATCATAGTCGTCACAAGAGATGTGACGGAGGTGAAGAGTCAAGAACGTGCATTGATGCGAGCCAATGAGCGCCTCAAGGAGGCACAACGCATTGGGGGGCTTGGAGACTGGAGCTGGGATCCCGCTACCGATACCGTTATCTGGTCCGAAAATTTGTATGACATTATGGGGGTAGATTCCAACGACTCTCCTCCAAGCTATACTGATAATGCGGCGTTGTACTGTCCCAAGGACAGGGGGAAATTTACAGCCGCTGTCGAGGCCGCCTTGGCACATGGAACACCCTATAAACTCGAACTTTGCAGAGTTCGACCGGACCAAAAAGAATTGACGTTATGGGTGGAAGGGCGAACACACACAGATGAACAGGGAGCCGTCCTGCGTCTTTACGGAACGGTTCTGGACATTACTGAGCGTAAGCGGGTTGAACAGGATTTAGCACAGACGGCATCCATACTCCAAGCGGCTATGGATAACAGTCCTGCCGGTATTGCCATTGCTGATCATCCGGATGGGACATTGCGTTATGTCAATCAGGCTGGTTTGAATATCCGAGCGGGGAGTGAAAAAGAACTCGTCAGAGGGGTGGGAATTGATTCGTACGTGGAGTCCTGGCAAATTTGCCATTTTGATAGGAGGCCGTACACCCCTGAAGATGTTCCCCTGGCTCGTGCTGTGCTTAAAAAAGAGCATGTCAGCGAGGAGTTTCTGATTAAACGTCCCTCTGGGGAATGGCGAACGATTTTGGCGAAAGCGGCACCTATATTGGACCAAGACGATAAGGCTGTTGCCAGTATTATGGTTTTTTTGGATATCACGGATCGCAGACAGTCCGAAGAGGCATTGCGAGAAAAGGAACTGCGTCTTGTTGAAGCACAACGTATGGCAAAGATGGGGTCGTGGTCCTATGATCCGCAAACACAACAGTCGACCTGGTCCGAAGGGATGTTTCGTATCTGGGGGTTGGATCCTGAGAAAGGTGCTCCGCATTATCAGGATCATGCGCGGTATATTCATCCCGCCGATTTTTCGATGTTTGACGCAGCAGTAAAAAAAGCTGTGGAAGAGGGAGTGCCTTACGATCTCGAATTACGAATACTTCGTCCTGATGGAGAAGAACGAACCATTATTTCATTGGGGAAGGTGATTAAGGACGAATATGGTGCCATCATCGAGATACGGGGAACCAATCAAGACGTCACGGAGTGGAAGCGAATTGAAGAGGAAATAACGAGAGCAAAGGAGTCCGCTGAAAGCGCAAACCAAGCAAAATCAGAATTCTTAGCCAACATGAGTCATGAAATCCGGACACCGCTTAACGGTATTCTGGGAACACTCCAATTGTTACAAAGCACTTCTCTCGACTCTACCCAGGCAGAATATACTGACATAGCGATTCAGTCTTCCACACGGCTGACAGAATTGCTTTCAGATATATTGAACCTTTCCAGAGTTGAGTCAGGGAAGCTAACAATCGAGCATAAGCCAATAAATCTTGAGAAAACGATATTTCATACCTGTCAGTTGTTCTTAGTTACTGCCAAAGAAAAGCAACTCGCATTGAATTATTACGTTGATCAACGAATTGCAACAAACATTGATGGCGATGCATCAAGAATTCAACAAGTCTTGGGGAATCTGGTCGGGAATGCCCTCAAGTTTACAAACGAAGGAGAAGTCACCGTCGAAGCGTTTCCCCTGCCAGCCACGCAGCCATATACATGCAAGGTACTGTTTGTGGTTTCTGATACAGGGATTGGGATTCCTGAGGACGAGCAGGCCATTTTATTTGAACCATTCGTTCAAGGTCAAAAGGGCTATCAAAAGACGTATCAAGGGGCTGGGCTCGGGTTATCAATCTGTAAAAGAATCGTTCATCTCATGGGAGGAGATATATTCCTTGAAAGCGAACCTGGTTTAGGGTCAACGTTTTATTTTTGTATTTCTTTCCTCGTCCATAATACAGATGAAGAACATAATCGTACTACTTTGAGCAGCAATAACGATACGCTTCGATCATTATCGATTCTTGTCGCTGAAGATGACGAGATGAGTAGTAAAGTCATCATAAAAATTCTTGAAAAGCATGGACACAACGTATTCTCATGCTCAGATGGAAATGAATCTCTTGCAATACTCAAAAAGAAAGATATTGACGTCGTCCTTATGGATGTTCAAATGCCTGTTATGGATGGTGTAGAAGCAACAAAGGCTATACGACGAGGAGACGCAGGTGAAAAAAATAAGAATATTCCTATCATTGCTTTAACAGCGTACGCCATGCCAGGAGACAAAGACAAATTTTTGAAGAATGGTATGGATGGATATGTAGCGAAGCCTCTTGAGATAACAAACTTATTACATGCTATCGGGGATGTATTGTCTAGAGTATTTCAAGATTAA
- a CDS encoding double-cubane-cluster-containing anaerobic reductase, giving the protein MGEASYREMWEKLDLDLSAHDALLEVLGKFYGDIYMSQQGRLQGMEYLDFVLSEVHGLRIKELQDAKAEGRKIVGTFCVFVPEELTLAAEAVHVGLCSGADAGTEQAEKLVPRNTCALIKSFIGFKLAKLCPYTESCDLIVGETTCDGKKKAYEAFAEHAPMYVMEVPQQKRDADRALFKAEVLRYKDEMEKLTGKTITAETLKKSIKTVNDRRRVLQRLSKLRSANPAPISGRDALLINQVGFYDDPIRFTGAINALCDQIEQRIAAGEGVAPANTPRLLLAGCPMAVPNWKLPYVVESAGAVIVGEESCIGERNTRDLVDESGETLDDMIDAIVDRYMRIDCACFTPNEERTDNVVSMAKAQHADGVIQYSLMFCQPYEHESIKVGKTLESEEIPALSISTDYSMEDVEQLKTRVEAFVEMLK; this is encoded by the coding sequence ATGGGCGAGGCGTCATACCGCGAAATGTGGGAGAAGCTCGATCTGGATTTATCAGCACACGATGCGTTGCTGGAGGTCCTTGGAAAATTCTACGGTGATATTTACATGTCACAACAGGGCAGACTTCAAGGCATGGAGTACCTGGACTTTGTCCTCTCCGAGGTGCATGGCCTGCGTATCAAAGAACTTCAGGACGCCAAAGCCGAAGGCCGGAAAATTGTCGGCACATTTTGCGTTTTTGTCCCGGAAGAACTGACGCTGGCCGCCGAGGCCGTGCACGTCGGTCTGTGCTCCGGTGCCGATGCCGGGACAGAACAAGCGGAAAAGCTCGTTCCGCGCAACACCTGTGCTTTGATCAAGTCGTTCATCGGTTTCAAGCTGGCCAAGCTCTGTCCATACACTGAGTCATGCGATCTCATCGTGGGTGAAACAACCTGCGACGGGAAGAAAAAGGCCTACGAGGCGTTTGCCGAGCATGCTCCCATGTACGTGATGGAAGTTCCGCAGCAAAAACGTGATGCCGATCGCGCGTTATTCAAGGCGGAAGTCTTGCGTTACAAAGATGAAATGGAAAAACTCACGGGTAAAACCATTACAGCGGAAACGCTCAAGAAAAGTATCAAAACCGTCAATGACCGCCGGCGGGTTTTGCAACGATTGAGCAAACTGCGCTCCGCCAACCCTGCTCCCATATCGGGAAGAGATGCCTTGCTGATCAACCAGGTTGGGTTTTATGATGACCCGATACGCTTTACCGGTGCCATCAACGCGCTGTGTGACCAGATCGAACAGCGCATTGCGGCAGGTGAAGGCGTGGCTCCTGCAAACACCCCTCGTCTTCTTCTCGCGGGCTGTCCCATGGCTGTCCCTAACTGGAAACTTCCTTATGTTGTGGAAAGTGCCGGGGCTGTCATTGTGGGAGAGGAGTCGTGCATCGGCGAACGCAACACACGTGATCTCGTGGATGAAAGCGGCGAAACTCTGGACGACATGATTGATGCTATCGTGGATCGCTACATGCGCATCGACTGTGCCTGTTTCACACCCAATGAGGAACGTACGGACAATGTCGTCTCCATGGCGAAAGCGCAACATGCTGACGGCGTCATCCAATATTCTCTCATGTTTTGCCAACCCTACGAGCATGAATCCATCAAAGTCGGGAAGACACTCGAATCGGAAGAGATCCCGGCGCTCTCCATTTCCACGGACTACTCCATGGAAGATGTCGAGCAGTTAAAAACTCGCGTTGAAGCCTTTGTGGAAATGTTAAAATAA
- a CDS encoding 3-hydroxyacyl-ACP dehydratase, which translates to MIAGIDIGSRSIELVCLEDGHITLTRRLPTTFDPRSQLLKLIDGLQLDAIAATGYGRTLASQVLSDSGERVVETLTEIKAYGLGVSALVPEARTVVDIGGQDTKAILLNEKGRVLKFEMNDRCAAGTGKFLEHVANVFQIAIDEFGQYALQGTEELTINSMCTVFAETEATSLMAQGHSPHNIALGLHASIVKRTVNMIQRVGMKAPLVFAGGVANNPCIVALLAKALGEQPVIPDNPDMVGAYGATLHSASQGI; encoded by the coding sequence ATGATAGCAGGAATTGATATCGGGTCGCGATCCATCGAACTGGTGTGTCTGGAAGATGGTCACATAACACTGACCCGTCGCCTCCCAACCACGTTTGATCCCCGTTCCCAGCTTTTGAAACTCATTGACGGGCTGCAACTCGACGCCATTGCGGCGACAGGTTACGGAAGAACGCTTGCCTCTCAAGTTCTTTCCGACAGTGGAGAACGTGTCGTGGAGACTCTCACGGAGATCAAAGCGTATGGTCTCGGCGTCTCAGCTCTGGTCCCCGAAGCCCGCACCGTGGTTGATATCGGAGGCCAAGACACCAAAGCTATCTTGTTGAACGAAAAAGGTCGTGTCCTTAAGTTTGAAATGAACGACCGTTGCGCGGCGGGGACGGGCAAATTTTTGGAACATGTTGCCAATGTCTTCCAAATAGCCATTGATGAATTCGGTCAATATGCCCTCCAGGGAACCGAAGAGCTGACGATCAATTCCATGTGCACGGTGTTTGCGGAAACGGAAGCAACGTCCCTGATGGCACAAGGACATTCCCCCCACAATATCGCTCTCGGACTTCATGCGTCCATCGTCAAAAGAACGGTCAACATGATACAACGCGTGGGCATGAAAGCCCCCCTCGTCTTTGCCGGAGGTGTGGCCAACAATCCCTGTATCGTCGCACTATTGGCCAAAGCTCTTGGCGAGCAGCCGGTTATTCCGGACAATCCCGACATGGTCGGCGCCTACGGGGCTACGCTCCATAGTGCATCGCAAGGAATATAA